In the Pocillopora verrucosa isolate sample1 chromosome 4, ASM3666991v2, whole genome shotgun sequence genome, ATCGTTGCGTTCCAGCTCCTGGAGGACGTCTACGAACTCTTTTAGAGTCGCGCATTTGTAACTACAcaacttttcaatcaaaagcCTTATTGCGCTGACTCCTGGCTTCCTGCACTCTCTCTCCAACACCTGAATGGTTTGTTTGGTAATTCCATACTCGTAAGCGACATGTTTCCAGTTCTTTTGGACTGGCGAGGAATCAGAATCTAGTTGCAGAATAGAATCCTCGACATCATATGGAAAGTCGGCGAGCTTGAAGTCTAATATAACGAAAGAACAATCAAATTGACAaagtcaaaaggaaaaaaaagtaacaattataatcatcattatcatcatcatcatcatcatcacaatAATGCTCATTTGAGGACACCCCCGGTGGAAGCTGCCCGCTAACGCCTAGAAGACGAGTGGGTACTGCAGGCGGGATCAGGGAGTAATGGAGGCTTCTTAAGTTGCTAATAACATTGATCTTACACTCAAAGGACGAGGATTCATTACTTGTCACTCATTTCCATACCTTCGGGGATGTCATTCGTAAGAACAAAATCTTTGTCGTCTCCTTGACCATCATAGCGAACTGTAATTGAATGAATTTAATTATGGTGAATTCACTGACAATTTGGCTAAAATGGAAAGGTATGATGATAGGGGAGAGAGTGTATGTGGTTCATTCAGTTTGGCCCTCATCAAACTTAACGGTTAATTTCAGgcattttgttttgcaagtcttgtcaaaaactataaaaaaataaaaccttttgaTTGCATTAGATATCAGAGAAGGGGCAACAGCGCTCATGAGGAACTGCGCCAAATGAAGGGCTTTGTTAGGAGACCTACTTCACGGGTGTTTAGCTATTACCATTTTGGTCAAACGGAGACTAAAAGAATCCAAGAAGGCAATTTCACAAGGAAACAATAGTGCGGTTTTGGCTTCCATTTATCTGAGTgctaaagaaaatcaaataaacctgGTAAATAGGCACGTGAAAATTTTGAACCACCCACCATCTAAGGACTCACTTCCTTGAGAAGCCATTAAACTTTCAGCAGAGTCAGTGTTGTTTTGAAACGAGCCAACGGTTTCTGAAAAttaaatggtgaaaaaaaaaaaaaacccacatgAGATTGTCTTCAGAGTTAGAGTGACTCATACAGGTACCTCCTCAGGGGTCATTTTGTCTGAGCGAAGGGGGAACGGGAGTGTTCCACAGGTACcaaaaagtatgaaaaagagataaaaagggGGGCATTTTTTCACACACAACATTTAGGTCTATACGTCTGGCCCGGTGGCTGaccctttcttttttcaaccGACGATTCACTTCAAAATCACAAGCCTTGACCGAGTTCTGACATTTTTAACGAGGCCTGGCTATCAACATCTCTACCAGTAATACTAATTACACGAAAAAAGCAATATTCCTGTTGACAAATGTGTAACCCTTTTGGAGAGGTAAAGAGTTCTCAAAAACTGTTTGGGAAGTTGTAAGAACACGGAGAGGttcgaaagaggaaaaaagtagTCATCCTCAAAACAGTGAAGAAAACGTACACAAAATTCAAGGTTTGCCAACTAGCTGAGTAGCTGTAAAGTAATTTGGGGATTAGAACTCCGATCAGGTCTACGAAATCGGCCCTTTTCCTGGTAAACGAATGGAAAATTATCAGCATCATAATCTTACCTGGCAAAGAGCGGCTCGGTGAATTCTCAGTGTCTCGTAAGGGGTTCAGTAGTATTCCAGCAGGATCtgcaacaacaaattaaaaatcattttgaaaacgaTCTGCGTTCCTTGTGCCAGGTCACTGAGTGGAAACGGTCAAAAAATGAGCAAGCCATGAGCTATAAAATCTCTTTTTGCTCATTCGTTTTGGCTTGATATGATGTCTATGATCTGTTCTATCCTCAAAAAGTCGACTACGTATAAAAGATTCAGTCCCCTGTGCTTGAACTTTCCATTCCAGAGAAGACAGGGTGGGTTAACTATTGAAGACTCGCGCTTTTATCATGATATCTGTCGTGTTGCGAAGGAAAATGTTacgaaaatatatatatttcgaATTAGCAAATTATGGATCCCACTCAAGTCACTCAAGAGGGCTATTAGGCCGAGGCTCCTTGTCGCTTAGATTATGTAGAACCCTTCACTAACGCTTTTCCTATCCTCATTTATTTTAGTATAATCCTACCTGTCTGTTCTGGCTTTGTCTTCTCAGAAATTCTGCATTTTATCCAGCAAACTATTGCAGTCGGTGTAAAGATGACGATAAAAACTATCGATCCTATTATTCCCAATATAGTCAACAGTGTCAAAGCTTTGCCTTTCCGTCCCtgagtcttttttttccccGGAACACTTGCAGAGGCGTCGTTTCCTTTAGGTATTGGAACTCCTATACCTCCAGGAATCGAAGTTGATACGATTCCACGATACAATGACGATGGTTGTGGCATGATAACCTGCGTGAATTCTATGCTTGTAGAGGAACGGTTTCCTAGTACCAGTGGAGACAAAACGCTCATCAGCGATGAACGCTGTGGCTTTACACTTGGAGTCGACGCTATACTCGTCGAGGTAACACTTTCTACTGAGAATAAATCTTTCATAGACGCTACAATTGCTGTAGACGAGCCGCCGCCTAAAGGAGATGAAAGTTGTGGCCAAATGCTAGGAGAAGGTTGTATTGAAAAAGTTGTGGTTGAGACTGTTGCTGGCGTAGTTTCTCTGCAATCAGTGATGTGGCCATCAAAGAAATACCCTTTGGGACATTTACGTCCACATTTGCGATTTTGGTCCGAGGTACATTCTTGAAGGACATTTCGTAGACCGCAGTCCTGACAGGGTTTGCAGCTTTCCACTCCATGGCTATTGGAGTAGGTCACGTTTTCTTTGCATTGGACGCATTCTATCTTAGTATCATCTGTGATCGATGAACCACATTGAATGTTCAGCCCGTTACCCTCAGGACACTCTGGACACGGTATACATGCTTTGAATTCACCGCTGGTACTCAGTTTCCAAAAGTTTTGAGCCATTGGACATAAGTGATGACCTTCTACCACGGATGCCATCATCCAGAGAAGAAACAGACGTTGAattgttttctgaaaaattaaaatgaaggcAATACAATTGACCATTCTTTACAATTTCTGTACTTAAtcgtaaaaaaaagttcattttaatcCGTGTGCGCTTTCTAACCGCTGTTCGGGAATTGCGCCCGTGCTCCTTCCCGCGTAGGAGGATCGAAGACTGGATCCGAAAAAACGGCGGAAATCATATTATCTGTGACCGGAAGGAGCTATCAACCACCCAAATGTAAACATGTAAATGTAAACATGTAAATATAAGTGTGTACTAGACATACGTCGCAGTAGAGAGAGAGGGCCATTAATTTTTCCGTATATAATACACAGAAAACTTTGGTTGAGACTAACGAAACAAGATATAATCCTGAAAATAGGCACGTAGTAAACTTAAAATCAACACTTAGGCTAACTAGAGAAATAATCACATGATAATTTGCATTAACTAATCATTTACATACTATGCAGCGGAGCGAGATAAACTTTAGGATCTagattctttttttcctttaagaactAAATGTACAAGTCAACATTGTTGGTAAGACTATGAGGCGAGCAGAACTTCTAAGAGTTtacaaacaacaaaactaaactGTAGATTTCCCTAAGGCAGTGTATTAATTTGCGAAGGAAAACAATGTGCTAACTcagcgtgatttcaaaatgatgggaaaaaaaatttgaaatcctTCTCTTATATGTATTGGTACATTATTAATAGCTAATGAAAGGTTCAAACAGTCTAGAGAACGAACACTTACCATTTTTTATATCAACGAGAAACTCCTTTTGAAAAGGCTTGCGGCGTGACGGTTTCTGTAAACAAGAAACACACACTTTAATATCGACCGTGATATATATTGCCGGGGAAATTCGGCTAAGTATTTACGTATCCTAGCTAAAATCTTTCAAAGTTCCTGAAGGTCACGTCTTAGTTAGTGATCAAACCGCAGACGAGGGAACATGTCATCGCTTTCAAAGTATAGCATACTCATACCCGTTTGCAATCACGATTACGTGACGGTGTGCTTTTTGATTCTTGAAGTATGCTCGCAGTATGAGCAACAAATAAATCGCTTTTTGCCAAATTAAGTCACAGCTGTCCTCCGCTTGAGATATCTCGCCACCTTATCAGTGCTACCGGCGTATATTGGATCGCAATATTAATTGCTTACGGAGCTTTGACAGAATATTTCTTTACTTGGGGATGACGCAAGTGAGACGACAGGGGGCGGATCAATCAGTCATGTGATCGTCCTCTGATCATGATCGTCATGATCGTCATCCCTCATGATCGTCCTCTGTTACACGTGGGTTTGCGCTAGATCTACGGAAAcctcacaggaaaaaaaaacaggatgCAATTATTACTGCATTTGTGCGTCGCAGTTACAACCTTCAAAAACACAACCACGATGGGCGTTTCAATCAGCtttgttattttgaaatcacttgaAGATCACTTATGCACCTAGCCTACGAAAGTTTGATTATTCAACTCGCGAGTTCATACTCCAAAATAAATGACCGCTTTCGCTTTTCGAGTGGTCTAGAGACACGGCATCATTGATGTGTCTGAAAATTGACACTTCTCCTCCATTTTCCGCCAAGGGTTAATTAAATAACACttaattgtttgaaaatgagGTATTTAACCTCTGCATTATTAAAATATGGTAAAATCTGCGACTAgtagttttatgaaaaataacgaaatatttttatgaacaCTTTTACAGAAGTATAAATGCTCTTACGGAGACAAACATGTTGAGTTAAATCTGTTTTATCTACAGTACAAAGTGTATAAATCAGCCTGAATAAGCTTTGTTAAGCAGAATAGACATGACATGCCTGTCGTAAGCGACCGAGATTGAGAGATCATAATAGAGATCATAGCTATTGAGAACGTGCCATTTCTAAGCGATTTTAACGCCGAATAaacattttatgaaatattGCTGAGCTAGAAAATCATAGCCAAAACCAACAAATAATTGTAAacgagctgttttttttttaacaggattaTTCTGTTTGGTGTGTTTACTGAACCGGATGCGGGCTTGCTTATGGGAAAACAcgactttcttcttttttaatcactttatttttttaaatattcaacaGCAGTGAAATGTCGATTATAtgttggagagagaaaaaatcCCCCACGTTGTCTTTAGTTGGCATAATTTGAATCCTCTTTTGATTTAGGtctaatatattttttagaagTATAGCAAATTgtttaatttccaaaaaaaaagtttacttaaTTTTAGTCTGTCGTCATCGTGGCTAATATTCTTGATCCGTGAAACGCCAAAGGCGACCGTAAGGAGAATGAAGCTAATTCTGCACCCTTGAATATCAACTGAACTACTACACAGCTCTTGTTTTAGCATTTTAAACGGTACAGGGCGAGTACAGGAACTGTCAATGTTCGATTTTATCAACCACCGTAAAAGTCTGACCTCAgacataacaacaacaaacgaacaacaaatcaaaatgcTGGGATTTGGTAACGAAGGCCATATGAAAATTTGGCTCGACTCTCATGTCATTCTCTCGAGAGAAGGGAAAATACACCTCTAAGAATAAATATGTACTACACAGCTCATTTTGCGTGTGATTGAAGgcgaaaaattcaaattgtgtaGGTTCAGAAATTAAGCAttatttcaaatgcaaaatttcacAAAGTCTAGCCACAGAAGGGCCGTGGTGAATGCTGAAATTTAAGACTCGTGAGACGCCGAAAATTCGAAACCGAGAACTCTACAGTTATTACCATCACTTCATTCGGATTCTTGTGTGGTACTGTAATAAATAAGGGCAAAGATATTGCATCAGAGTTTAGACATTCTCTATGCGTTCCTTTTAGCGATATACACCTTTTACACCCCATTAATCATGCATAATCGAAGGTGATCATACATAGAGGCTTGAGAGACATGAAGACTTATCGCAAAGGTCAATGAGGTTTCAAGATAGGATAACAGTTTAGGTGGATCGCACGATTTTTCAGGTACCATTTGCTAACACTGATACGATTAGATTAGATagttatgcaaatttgtgtCTGAATAGTAGAAATAACGCAATGAAGTAGAGCAAGTTGGACAAATAGCAGCTTAAGTTTACCAGAACTTAAATCTTTTTTGATTATCGATGTCTGAAAGCATGATTCGACCAAAACTATTGACTAGCAATGCTATACAAGGTCTTTACCAAAGACTTGCAATAATTCTTGTTAACGACGTACAGTTCACCGTGACGATTTACGAAGGGAGAAAGCATGCTTACTCGGCATGAATTGCAGATGacgaaacaggaaaaaatgccGATCTTGAGCAAATTCGTAAAAAGCTTTTAAGGAAGATAGCTTCTGACCGACTATGATTCAAAATCACTGTGTTTGATATTAAGGGAAAACTCTTCAGAGTCTTAAGGTGTAATGTTACTTTCTGCAAACTACTCATTTTGCCACCAGCCGTGATATTTACTGCCGGAAATCTCCAGCTCTATCCCTATTCCCCGCCAAGAAACACGCAAACTGAAGCTTTTGCAGGCTTGGTAATAAATGATGATCAAACCTTTGACAGGTAAGGTAAACCTTTTGCCATTTAAGGCATACACACACCAAAACACAAGGCTTGATTTCGTGACAATTTGACTCTTGCGCTACAGTCTCGATGAGAGTTGCTTTTTGGCAATTTAGTTAAAGTTGTCCTCTGCTTGTGGTTATTCACCACGATATTGGTGCCTTGGTCCTACTTTAGTTAGTTCGAATTGCACCAGGTTATGGCTCCTGATTACACCAAGTAAAAGTAGTTCAGCGGGTCACATACAGGATGACTTCAGAGCATGCATGATATCGAAAATATCCTTGTTAAAATAGATTCAGCACGCAGTGCTTACTTTCTTCTCAATGTGAGATCAAGCAATGCCTAGCAATTTGGCTGCAGTATTTTCTCAGCCTCTCTTAGGACGATAAAAACCGAAATTAAGAAATACTATAAGGAAAGATAACTTCAGACAACCTTCCGTGTTCTATACCACTGGtctgtttgaaatttgaaacattCAGATATATAGGATACCGACATACTTTCCTACAATAACTCTGacaatgcacaaaaaaaaaaaaactttacaacTTTATAACTAAGAGCAAAGATTAAACAGGGACCGCACAGCAAGTTTTTGAGAGTGTGGGGGGCCTTTTTTGGCTCCGTTACTTTcgttgaataatttttttgtttaatttatttttatttttgcaaaacagtGGGGGGGGGAGGCCTAAAGCCCTCCCAGCCCCTCTCTCTCTGCGTGTTCCCTGttaaaaaggtaacaaaaaccTAGaagattaatttaaaaatttcaccGAGCTTCctaatataaatttcaatacaaaaatttcctttccaaaaatatgtttacacTATTTTGATTCCTCTAAATACACAAAATCAGTTACACGTTATTTACAAGACCGacttaattattatcaattgtCATTGTTCTTAGAGTCCATGCGTGGCATAGGATGTCTATGAAAAATCCAACAACCTCTGGGTATTGTCAATTCTTACCCTCCTCTGAACATCTGTCCTGTTTTTGCCTAAACCAGCTGATAATGTCGTTGGCAACATCGTTGCGTTCCAGCTCCTGGAGGACGTCTACGAACTCTTTTAGAGTCGTACATTTGAAACTGCAcaacttttcaatcaaaagcCTTATTGCGCTTACTCCTGGCTTTCTGCTCTCTGTCTCCAACAGCTGAATGTCTTGTTTGGAAATTTCAAACCTGTGAGCGACATGTCTCCAGTTCTTTTGAACTGGTGAGGAATCAGAATCTAGTTGCAGAATAACATCCTCGACATCATATGGAAAGTCGGCGAGCTTGAAGTCTAATATAACGAAAGGGCAATCAAATTGACgaagttaaaaggaaaaaaaatggaaccataatcatcatcattatcatcaccaCAATAATGCTCATTTGAGGACACCCCCGGTGGAAGTTGCCCGGTAACGCCTTGAGGACGAGTGGGTACTGCAGGCGGGAACAGGGAGTGATGAAGGCTTCTTAAGTTGCTAGTAACATTGATCTTACACTGAAAGGACGGGGATTCATTACTTGTCACTCATTTACATACCGGCAATTTACCTTTTCCAGTTGCAGGGGATATCTCATAAATGGAAAGGTACGATGATAGGGGAGAGAGTGCATGTGACCTCGTGGCACCTAAACTATCCTTTTTATCTTCGTTTAACGATTCACTTCAAAATCGTGACCCTCGTCCCGGTTCTGACATTTTTAACGAGGCCTGACTATCAACATTTCTATCATTAATACTAATCACACAATAAAAGTAATATTCCTGGTGACAAATGCGTAACCCTCTTGAAGTGGTGAAGAGTTCTCAAAAGGTTTGGAAAGTTGTGGTAATACATGACGAACACGTACAAGTTCGAAAGAGGAAAAGAGTAGTAATCCTCAATGCAGTGAAGACAATGTACATAAAATTTAAGGTTTGCCAACTAGCTTAGTAGCTGTAACATAATTTGGGGATTAGAACTCCGATCAGGTCTACGGTATCCGACCTTTTCCCGGTAAACGAATAGAAAATTATCAGCATCATAATCTTACCCAGCAAAGAACAGCTTGGTGAATTCTCAGTGACTCGAAAGGGGTTTAGTGGTATTCTAGCAGAATCTGCAAAAACAAgttcaaaatcattttgtaaaCGATCTGCATTCCTCGTGAGTGCGAGAAACGGTCAAAAAGTGAGCAAGCCACGGACGATGAAGTCTCTTTTTGCTTATTCTATTTGGCTTGCCTGATGATGTCTATGATCTGTTCTACCCTTCAAGAGTCGACCACATAAAAAAGATTCAGTCCCCATGTGCTTAAACTTTCCATTTCAAAGAATACAGGCTGGGTTGGTTATTGAGGACTCGGGCTTTCATCATGATATCTGTCGtattgaggaggaaaatgttCCGAAAATATTGCGAATTAACTAGTAATGGATCCCACCCAAGTCACTCAAGGGGGCTACTAGGCCAAGGCTCCTCGTCGCTTAGGATCTGTGTAACCCTTGAATAATGCTCATATTCTcattaattttagtttaatCCCACCTTCATGTTCTGGCCTTGTCTTCTTAGACATTCTAAATTTCATCCAGCAAAGTACTGCAGGCGGTGTAAAAATGACGATCAAAACTATCGCTCCTCTTATTCCCAATATAATCAACAGTGTCAAAGCTTTGCTTTTCCGTCCCtgagtctcttttttttccgagaaactTGCAGAGGCGTCGTTTCCTTTTAGTATTGGAAGTTCTACACCTTCAGGAATCGAAGTTGATACAATTCCACGATACAATGACGATGGTTGTGGCATGATGCCCTGTGTGAATTCTACGCTTGGAGAGGAACGGTTTCCTATTAACAGTGGAACTTCAGCAGACCCTGGAATTTCTGCAGACGAAAAGCTTATCAGCGATGAACGCTGTGGCTTTATGCTTGGAGCCGACGCTATACTTGTCGAGGTAgcactttttattgaaaataaaactttcataGACGCTGTAATTGCTGTAGACGAGCCACCGCCAATAGGAGATGAAAGTTGTGGCCAGATACTAGGAGTAGGCTCTATTGACAAAGTCGTGGTTGAGATTATTGCTGGGGTAGTTTCTCTGCAATCAGTGATGTGGCCATCAAAGAAATACCCTTTGGGACATTTACGGCCGCATTTGCGATTTTGGACCGAGGTGCATTCTTGAAGGACATTTCGTCGACCGCAGTTCTGACAGGGTTTGCAGCTTTCCACTCCATGGCTATCGGAGTAGGTCTTTGTTTCTTTACACTGGACACATTCTATCTTAGTATGACTTGTGGTCGATGAGCCACATTGAATGTTCAGCCCGAGACCCTCAGGGCAGTCTGGGCACGGTCTGCATTCTATGAATTCACCGCTGCTATTTACTATCCAAAAGTTTTTAGCCAATGAACATGGGGATTGACCTTCTACTACAGATGCCATCATCCAGATAAGAAGCAGACGTTCAATGGttttctgaaatgaaaaatttaatgaagGCAATacaattaattattaaaaaaattcatgttgtTATTCATAAAAACAGTGCATTTTAACCCGTGTGCGTCTTTTAGCCTCTGTTCGGGAATTGCGCCCGCGCTCCTTCTGTCTCAGGAGGAGTTAAGACTGGATCCGAAAAAACTGCGAAATTATATCATCTGTGACTGGAAGGAGAGATCAACCACCCAACCGGAAACCACCTGTTTCAGCATTAAACAAAACGGTTCAATCTGTAGTAAACACTAGGAGAGAAAATTGTCAACTTCCAATGGCAATCACCCCCCAAATAGCAATTACAAACCAGGCGttgtgcgcactccgattgcgttgcattgtggtagctccattttcaatatggcgatGAAAGCGGTagaaatcggcagattttgacaGAACATTCCGTAgaagttaggccgttccttttCCCTTTCACCAGTGGTAAatataaaagttttttgaaCGTATTCGTCGCGTATTCTATagttctcaaggacaaacgcaatcactgttttttttagtatgtaatttgagaccaaGAAGGAAGAAGGTCAAATTTtatgtacgtcgtagtttgtAGCATTTgaaagatttggatggccgctttgatccttcCTCAACAGCTCTTAccaaacgctctccaacggtacatgtgtttctcgcattttagGTGCTAGTGTTTGAGACGATTATGACCGAGAAAAGGcctattgttgcgttacacagcgttagtattgtatactcaattgtgttgtaaatctacttttcTAGGTAAAAGCAAACTAGCTAATCGCGAGTTTTGTATGGTAAATCTATTTTCTGgatcattgaatgaaggacagttgaattaGAACAATGAAAGGAGTCACCTGACCACTGAATAACTCTACAATGCACACGGCGACACGCCGGGTAAGCTGGAAAGCAAAAAGCAGtcgttaaaaggtgttgatatGCTTGTGCGAATCCTGCCATTTgcttgcgcttttaaatcttcttcAGGTTCTGACCTGAAAACTTAGCTGTTATTAAGATATCTTTAAACGACTTTCCTTTGCGATGTGATAATAAGAGTTAGTTTCCTGTCATTTCCCTGTCTGTAcgttcttgaggtttggcaaagcatggtaaaaaggtaatattttcatgtgtaCGCgctattttctctgttttcaagTACATACTGTCTCTCCCGCAGAAGATAACTCCAGAGATACGgttttcaaaaccttattctgagtgttctttattcttttaagcatatttgaacATCTGCACGTTTTTTAATTAAACGTTAAGCGTGACGAATTTGGGCTTCTCCTTTCGCGAATCCCGTATTTACGCCTTTAGGTGTATGACATAAAAATAGTGCGTGtattttggaccattttttggaacaatttctttttggaccattttttttttggaccattttaaaggggggagcacaccattagtactgAGGTAGGGGTGGGATAAAGTCTATCAGCACTGAGGGAGGGGTAGGAAGCAGAGTGTTATTA is a window encoding:
- the LOC131774682 gene encoding uncharacterized protein — protein: MKTIQRLFLLWMMASVVEGHHLCPMAQNFWKLSTSGEFKACIPCPECPEGNGLNIQCGSSITDDTKIECVQCKENVTYSNSHGVESCKPCQDCGLRNVLQECTSDQNRKCGRKCPKGYFFDGHITDCRETTPATVSTTTFSIQPSPSIWPQLSSPLGGGSSTAIVASMKDLFSVESVTSTSIASTPSVKPQRSSLMSVLSPLVLGNRSSTSIEFTQVIMPQPSSLYRGIVSTSIPGGIGVPIPKGNDASASVPGKKKTQGRKGKALTLLTILGIIGSIVFIVIFTPTAIVCWIKCRISEKTKPEQTDPAGILLNPLRDTENSPSRSLPETVGSFQNNTDSAESLMASQGSESLDVRYDGQGDDKDFVLTNDIPEDFKLADFPYDVEDSILQLDSDSSPVQKNWKHVAYEYGITKQTIQVLERECRKPGVSAIRLLIEKLCSYKCATLKEFVDVLQELERNDVANDIISWFRQKQDRCSEEGKN
- the LOC131774702 gene encoding uncharacterized protein, producing the protein MMASVVEGQSPCSLAKNFWIVNSSGEFIECRPCPDCPEGLGLNIQCGSSTTSHTKIECVQCKETKTYSDSHGVESCKPCQNCGRRNVLQECTSVQNRKCGRKCPKGYFFDGHITDCRETTPAIISTTTLSIEPTPSIWPQLSSPIGGGSSTAITASMKVLFSIKSATSTSIASAPSIKPQRSSLISFSSAEIPGSAEVPLLIGNRSSPSVEFTQGIMPQPSSLYRGIVSTSIPEGVELPILKGNDASASFSEKKETQGRKSKALTLLIILGIRGAIVLIVIFTPPAVLCWMKFRMSKKTRPEHEDSARIPLNPFRVTENSPSCSLLDFKLADFPYDVEDVILQLDSDSSPVQKNWRHVAHRFEISKQDIQLLETESRKPGVSAIRLLIEKLCSFKCTTLKEFVDVLQELERNDVANDIISWFRQKQDRCSEEGKN